Proteins co-encoded in one Acipenser ruthenus chromosome 3, fAciRut3.2 maternal haplotype, whole genome shotgun sequence genomic window:
- the opn7a gene encoding opsin 7, group member a has product MGRFADNTTFQSNIPKAADIAVAIVYSVFGVFSLFGNSMLLYVSYKKKNLLKPAEFFIINLAISDLGMTVTLYPLAITSSISHRWLYGKTICLIYAFCGVLFGICSLSTLTLLSTVCCMKVCYPIYGNRFNYDHGRLLIACAWAFAMVFACSPLAHWGNYGPEPYGTACCIDWKASSMEAVAKSYTVALFIFCFFIPCGIIITSYTQILITVKESRKAVEKHISAATRMGNVQTIIVKISVAVCIGFVTAWTPYAVVAMWAAFGCMDNIPPIAFAVPAVFAKSSTLYNPLIYLLLKPNFRNVVCKYFGTFQQMCLRNCLCVKTLQNCNYRTAVEVSLKSLKRKIGSSTNSVQSGHGCTYCTCERCNDPFECFKNYPKSCQENINTLQFTPQESTSPEPKQQPKMRQTAKKSVRVIIRGQTCSELDSLEITLETVPVHAIAVMP; this is encoded by the exons atggGAAGGTTTGCAGATAACACTACATTCCAGTCAAATATACCCAAAGCTGCTGATATTGCTGTTGCAATAGTTTATTCTGTATTTG GAGTTTTCTCTTTGTTTGGAAACAGTATGCTCCTGTATGtctcatacaaaaaaaagaatttgctGAAACCGGCAGAGTTTTTCATCATCAACCTTGCCATCAGTGACCTTGGCATGACTGTGACTTTATATCCTCTAGCTATAACTTCCAGCATATCACACAG GTGGCTCTATGGAAAAACAATATGCTTAATCTATGCATTCTGTGGGGtgttatttggaatatgcagTCTATCCACACTAACCTTACTTAGCACTGTGTGCTGCATGAAAGTGTGCTACCCCATATACG GGAATAGATTTAATTATGATCATGGACGTTTGCTAATTGCCTGTGCCTGGGCCTTTGCAATGGTATTCGCTTGTTCACCTTTGGCCCACTGGGGTAATTATGGGCCTGAACCATATGGAACAGCTTGCTGCATTGACTGGAAAGCCTCTAGCATGGAGGCTGTCGCAAAGTCATACACTGTGGCtctttttatattctgtttcTTCATCCCTTGTGGAATAATTATTACTTCTTACACTCAAATATTGATAACTGTGAAAGAATCCAGAAAAGCAGTGGAAAAGCACATTTCTGCAGCAACAAGAATGGGCAATGTCCAGACCATCATTGTTAAG atcagtGTTGCAGTTTGCATTGGGTTCGTCACAGCTTGGACTCCTTATGCCGTGGTGGCCATGTGGGCAGCTTTTGGTTGCATGGACAACATCCCTCCGATAGCTTTTGCAGTGCCAGCTGTGTTTGCTAAATCCTCCACGCTCTATAATCCTCTCATCTACCTATTGCTGAAGCCTAACTTCAGAAACGTGGTCTGCAAGTATTTTGGAACGTTTCAGCAGATGTGTTTGAGGAACTGTTTATGTGTAAAGACATTACAGAACTGTAACTACAGAACAGCTGTTGAGGTCAGTTTGaagtcattaaaaagaaaaatcggTTCAAGCACAAACTCTGTGCAATCTGGACATggatgtacatactgtacatgtgaaaGGTGCAATGACCCCtttgaatgttttaaaaactaCCCAAAAAGCTGCCAAGAAAACATTAACACTCTGCAATTCACTCCTCAGGAAAGTACTTCACCAGAGCCTAAACAGCAACCAAAAATGAGACAAACTGCAAAGAAATCTGTAAGAGTTATCATCCGAGGTCAAACATGTTCAGAACTTGACAGTTTGGAGATAACTTTAGAAACAGTGCCAGTACATGCAATAGCTGTTATGCCATAA